A portion of the Mesobacillus sp. AQ2 genome contains these proteins:
- the cccA gene encoding cytochrome c550, with protein MNRNPIIPFVLIMVMGIGLMFLLSFKGLGDAKDLTKEKEGGGKTEETAEVNPEEFYQQTCAGCHGNQYEGVSGPALKGVGSKYSKDEIKDILTNGKGNMPPGMAAGKEEQMAEWIVKELK; from the coding sequence ATGAATCGTAATCCAATTATCCCGTTTGTATTGATCATGGTAATGGGGATCGGCTTGATGTTCCTGCTTTCTTTCAAAGGTCTTGGTGACGCTAAGGATCTTACGAAGGAAAAAGAAGGCGGCGGAAAGACCGAAGAAACTGCTGAAGTGAACCCAGAGGAGTTTTACCAGCAAACTTGTGCAGGCTGCCACGGCAACCAGTATGAAGGTGTATCTGGTCCCGCGCTAAAAGGTGTAGGCAGCAAGTACTCCAAAGACGAAATCAAAGACATTCTGACAAATGGTAAAGGCAACATGCCTCCTGGAATGGCTGCAGGCAAGGAAGAACAAATGGCTGAATGGATCGTAAAAGAATTGAAGTAA
- a CDS encoding Nif3-like dinuclear metal center hexameric protein has translation MKKVNGHEVIQLFEQFSPKAFAMEGDKIGLQIGALNQPVENVLIALDVTEEVVEEAITKNVQLIIAHHPPIFRPLKKIATDTPAGRMIARLIKHDIAVYAAHTNLDVAKGGVNDLLAEALGLKDPQVLVPTYEDQLKKLVVFVPEENAEQIREALGNAGAGAIGDYRHCSFTASGKGRFLPGENTNPHIGEQGKLEAVNEVRIETVFPQSIEKKVIQAMIKAHPYEEVAYDVYRLENSGEQLGLGRIGKVEETTLGDYANFVKEALGVNKVRVVGDLNAKVKKAAVLGGDGNKYFTQAKFRGADVYITGDIYYHTAHDALMDGLNMIDPGHNVEKIMKKGTASVMERLCKEKGYDVQFLASEIDTDPFTFI, from the coding sequence GTGAAAAAAGTAAATGGGCATGAAGTGATCCAGCTTTTCGAACAATTTTCACCCAAAGCCTTCGCGATGGAAGGCGACAAGATTGGCCTGCAAATTGGGGCATTGAACCAGCCGGTTGAAAATGTCCTGATCGCTCTCGATGTTACAGAGGAAGTGGTAGAAGAGGCGATCACAAAGAATGTTCAGTTAATCATTGCCCACCACCCGCCGATTTTCCGGCCATTGAAAAAAATCGCGACGGACACACCGGCAGGCAGAATGATTGCCAGGCTGATCAAACATGACATCGCGGTTTATGCTGCACATACAAATCTTGATGTCGCAAAAGGCGGAGTGAATGACCTGCTTGCGGAGGCACTTGGCCTTAAGGATCCCCAGGTACTGGTTCCGACTTATGAAGACCAGCTGAAAAAACTGGTTGTTTTTGTACCTGAGGAAAATGCAGAGCAAATCCGTGAGGCATTAGGAAATGCAGGGGCAGGGGCGATCGGTGATTATAGACATTGTTCCTTCACAGCCTCAGGAAAGGGACGATTCCTGCCCGGGGAAAACACGAACCCTCATATCGGCGAACAGGGAAAGCTTGAAGCAGTTAATGAAGTCCGGATTGAAACGGTTTTTCCGCAGAGTATCGAAAAGAAGGTAATCCAGGCTATGATCAAAGCGCACCCTTATGAAGAGGTCGCCTATGATGTATATAGACTGGAGAATAGCGGAGAACAGCTTGGACTGGGCAGAATCGGAAAAGTCGAGGAGACAACCCTGGGAGATTATGCAAACTTTGTGAAGGAAGCGCTTGGTGTCAACAAAGTGCGAGTAGTCGGGGACTTGAATGCTAAAGTGAAAAAAGCAGCTGTCCTTGGCGGTGACGGGAATAAGTACTTCACTCAGGCAAAGTTCCGGGGAGCTGATGTGTACATAACAGGCGATATCTATTATCACACTGCACATGACGCACTGATGGACGGCTTGAACATGATTGATCCCGGACATAATGTTGAAAAAATCATGAAAAAAGGAACCGCCAGCGTCATGGAAAGGCTCTGTAAGGAAAAAGGGTATGATGTCCAGTTCTTGGCTTCAGAAATTGACACTGACCCTTTTACTTTTATCTAA
- a CDS encoding 4-hydroxy-3-methylbut-2-enyl diphosphate reductase — MNVIKISPRGYCYGVVDAMVIARNAALDKSLPRPIYILGMIVHNKHVTDAFEEEGIITLDGNNRKEILEKVEGGTVIFTAHGISPEVRELARKKGLVSIDATCPDVTNTHNLIRDKEKEGCEVIYIGKKGHPEPEGAVGVAPGIVHLVETEADVEALNLHAEKLIVTNQTTMSQWDVAEIMEKVKEKYPHAEVHREICMATQVRQEAVAEQAKEADVLIVVGDPKSNNSNRLAQVSQEIASTKAYRIADITELEIDWIKDAETVAVTSGASTPTPITKEVITFLEQFDQENEATWVKEKKVPLSKILPKVKKTEASV; from the coding sequence CCCGCAATGCTGCATTGGATAAAAGCTTGCCGCGACCTATATATATACTGGGAATGATTGTCCATAACAAGCATGTTACCGATGCATTTGAAGAAGAAGGCATCATCACTCTGGACGGAAACAACCGTAAGGAGATCCTCGAAAAAGTTGAGGGCGGGACAGTTATTTTCACTGCGCATGGAATCTCCCCTGAGGTCAGGGAGCTTGCCAGGAAAAAAGGGCTGGTATCGATTGATGCTACATGTCCGGATGTCACGAACACCCATAACCTGATTCGCGATAAGGAAAAAGAAGGCTGCGAAGTCATTTACATTGGCAAAAAAGGGCATCCAGAGCCAGAGGGTGCCGTTGGCGTTGCTCCCGGAATCGTCCATCTTGTAGAAACAGAAGCTGATGTGGAAGCATTGAATTTACATGCTGAGAAATTGATTGTTACCAATCAAACAACCATGAGCCAGTGGGACGTTGCCGAGATTATGGAAAAAGTAAAAGAAAAGTATCCACACGCAGAGGTGCACAGAGAAATCTGCATGGCAACACAGGTACGGCAGGAGGCCGTGGCAGAGCAGGCGAAAGAAGCGGATGTCCTGATTGTCGTGGGTGATCCAAAGAGCAATAACTCCAACCGCCTTGCCCAGGTATCACAAGAAATCGCCAGTACTAAAGCCTATCGGATTGCCGATATTACCGAACTTGAAATTGATTGGATCAAGGATGCCGAAACAGTAGCCGTCACTTCCGGCGCATCGACTCCGACACCAATCACAAAAGAAGTCATCACTTTCCTTGAACAGTTTGACCAGGAAAACGAAGCAACCTGGGTAAAAGAGAAAAAGGTGCCACTCTCTAAAATTCTGCCGAAGGTTAAGAAAACCGAAGCAAGTGTATAA
- a CDS encoding tRNA (adenine(22)-N(1))-methyltransferase TrmK, protein MNAEKLSDRLNAVANNIPQGARLADIGSDHAYLPCYVVKKGAVPKAIAGEVANGPFQSALEQVREENLTDWITVRKGDGLEVIDPGEVDCITIAGMGGTLISSILEKGKSKLEGVTRLVLQPNVGSFAVRRWLIDNGWELVEEEILKEDGKIYEILVAEKGEPLKAYQGFNLENGILFGPILLREKSAIFMEKWNAEIKNWQRILKQLDEAVQNEETESKKRELEKKLKMAEEAFQ, encoded by the coding sequence ATGAATGCTGAAAAGCTCTCAGACCGGCTGAATGCCGTTGCAAACAATATTCCGCAAGGTGCCAGGCTTGCCGATATCGGCTCCGATCATGCCTATCTTCCTTGTTATGTAGTTAAAAAGGGGGCCGTTCCGAAGGCCATTGCAGGAGAGGTCGCCAATGGACCGTTCCAATCTGCCCTTGAGCAGGTTCGAGAGGAAAATCTAACAGACTGGATCACCGTCCGTAAGGGTGACGGACTCGAAGTGATTGATCCAGGAGAAGTGGATTGCATTACGATTGCCGGCATGGGCGGAACATTGATCTCATCTATTTTGGAAAAAGGGAAATCGAAGCTCGAAGGAGTCACCAGGCTGGTGTTACAGCCAAATGTGGGAAGCTTTGCAGTGCGCAGGTGGCTGATTGACAACGGATGGGAGCTTGTAGAAGAAGAAATCCTGAAAGAAGATGGAAAGATCTACGAAATCCTTGTTGCCGAAAAAGGCGAACCATTAAAAGCATATCAGGGCTTCAATCTCGAAAATGGCATTCTGTTTGGCCCAATTTTATTGAGGGAAAAATCTGCAATATTCATGGAAAAATGGAACGCAGAGATAAAAAATTGGCAGCGGATATTAAAGCAGCTGGATGAAGCTGTACAAAATGAAGAAACAGAAAGCAAGAAGAGGGAATTAGAGAAGAAACTTAAAATGGCAGAGGAGGCGTTCCAGTGA